From Nicotiana tabacum cultivar K326 chromosome 22, ASM71507v2, whole genome shotgun sequence, one genomic window encodes:
- the LOC107821598 gene encoding subtilisin-like protease SBT3, protein MGLPYFHLLFLSWFLSALVFCLLATAQRSTYIVHLDKSLMPNIFADHHHWHSSTIDSIKAAVPSSVDRFHSAPKLVYSYDNVFHGFSAVLSKDELQALKKSPGFVSAYKDRTVEPQTTHTSDFLKLNPSSGLWPASGLGQDVIIGVLDSGIWPESASFRDDGMPEIPKRWKGICKPGTQFNTSLCNRKLIGANYFNKGILANDPTVNISMNSARDTDGHGTHVASIAAGNFAKGVSHFGYAPGTARGVAPRARLAVYKFSFNEGTFTSDLIAAMDQAVADGVDMISISFGFRFIPLYEDSISIASFGAMMKGVLVSASAGNRGPGIGSLNNGSPWILCVASGHTDRTFAGTLTLGNGLKIRGWSLFPARAIVKDSTVIYNKTLADCNSEELLSQLSDPERTIIICEDNGDFSDQMRIVARARLKAGIFISEDPGVFRSATFPNPGVVINKKEGKQAINYVKNTVDPTATITFQETYLDVKPAPVVAASSARGPSRSYLGIAKPDILAPGVLILAAYPPNVFATSIGPNIELSTDYILESGTSMAAPHAAGIAAMLKGAHPEWSPSAIRSAMMTTADPLDNTRKPIKDSDINKAATPLDMGAGHVDPNRALDPGLVYDATPQDYVNLLCSLNFTEEQFKTIARSSDNHNCSNPSADLNYPSFIALYPLEGPFTFLEQKFRRTVTNVGQGAATYKAKLKAPKNTTVSVSPQTLVFKKKNEKQSYTLTIRYLGDVGQSRNVGSITWVEENGNHSVRSPIVTSPIIEIWS, encoded by the coding sequence ATGGGGTTGCCTTATTttcatcttcttttcctttcatgGTTTCTTTCTGCTCTTGTCTTCTGTTTGTTAGCCACAGCACAAAGATCCACTTACATTGTCCATTTGGATAAATCCTTAATGCCTAATATCTTTGCTGATCACCATCATTGGCATTCTTCCACTATTGATTCCATTAAAGCTGCAGTTCCTTCATCAGTAGACAGATTCCACTCCGCTCCAAAACTTGTTTACTCTTATGACAATGTGTTTCATGGCTTCAGTGCTGTTTTGTCCAAAGATGAACTGCAAGCTTTGAAGAAGTCACCAGGTTTTGTTTCAGCTTATAAAGATAGAACTGTGGAACCTCAAACTACCCACACATCTGATTTCCTTAAGCTTAATCCTTCATCTGGGCTATGGCCTGCTTCTGGTTTAGGCCAAGATGTGATCATTGGTGTTCTTGACTCTGGCATCTGGCCTGAATCTGCGAGTTTTCGAGATGATGGTATGCCTGAAATCCCCAAAAGATGGAAGGGTATATGCAAGCCAGGCACACAGTTTAACACTTCATTGTGCAACAGAAAACTTATTGGGGCTAATTACTTCAATAAGGGAATTTTGGCTAATGATCCAACTGTGAACATTTCCATGAATTCGGCAAGGGATACTGATGGTCACGGCACACACGTTGCTTCCATTGCTGCTGGAAATTTCGCCAAAGGTGTTTCCCACTTTGGATATGCACCAGGAACAGCAAGAGGAGTCGCGCCACGAGCTAGGCTGGCCGTATACAAGTTTAGCTTTAATGAAGGAACCTTTACTTCAGATTTAATTGCTGCTATGGACCAAGCTGTGGCAGACGGTGTTGACATGATATCTATTTCATTTGGGTTCCGTTTCATTCCTTTGTATGAGGATTCTATATCCATTGCTTCTTTTGGAGCTATGATGAAGGGAGTGCTAGTTTCAGCTTCTGCTGGAAATCGAGGTCCGGGGATTGGAAGTTTAAACAACGGATCTCCATGGATCTTGTGCGTGGCATCAGGCCACACAGACAGGACATTTGCTGGCACTTTGACTTTGGGAAATGGCTTAAAAATCAGGGGTTGGAGCTTGTTTCCTGCAAGAGCCATTGTTAAGGATTCAACAGTGATTTACAACAAGACTCTAGCTGATTGCAATTCGGAAGAATTATTATCACAACTATCTGATCCGGAACGTACCATCATTATATGTGAAGATAATGGGGATTTCTCTGATCAAATGCGTATTGTCGCTCGAGCAAGACTTAAAGCAGGCATCTTTATTTCTGAGGATCCAGGAGTGTTCAGGTCTGCTACATTTCCCAACCCTGGAGTTGTGATTAACAAAAAGGAAGGGAAACAAGCCATCAATTACGTAAAAAATACTGTCGATCCCACGGCCACCATCACATTCCAAGAGACGTATCTGGATGTAAAGCCAGCACCAGTTGTTGCTGCATCCTCAGCACGAGGCCCCTCCAGAAGCTACTTGGGAATTGCAAAACCAGATATATTGGCACCAGGGGTGCTGATTCTTGCCGCATATCCACCAAACGTATTTGCTACAAGTATTGGGCCAAACATAGAATTGTCCACTGATTACATTCTTGAATCAGGCACATCTATGGCTGCACCACATGCTGCTGGAATTGCAGCAATGCTAAAAGGCGCGCATCCTGAATGGAGTCCTTCAGCTATTCGCTCTGCCATGATGACCACAGCAGATCCTTTGGACAACACTCGAAAACCTATTAAAGACTCGGACATTAACAAGGCCGCCACGCCCCTAGACATGGGAGCAGGACACGTTGATCCCAACAGAGCGCTTGATCCTGGCCTAGTATACGATGCTACTCCACAAGATTACGTAAATCTTCTATGCTCTCTGAATTTCACAGAAGAGCAATTCAAGACAATTGCAAGATCATCAGACAACCACAACTGCTCAAATCCATCCGCCGATCTCAATTACCCGTCGTTCATTGCATTGTACCCCCTCGAGGGACCCTTCACATTCTTGGAGCAGAAATTCAGGAGGACAGTAACAAATGTTGGTCAAGGTGCAGCTACTTATAAAGCTAAGCTAAAAGCTCCAAAGAACACTACAGTTTCAGTATCACCACAAACTCTGGTATTcaagaagaaaaatgagaaacaaaGTTATACTTTGACAATTCGTTATTTAGGTGATGTGGGTCAGAGTAGAAACGTTGGGTCCATCACTTGGGTTGAAGAGAATGGAAACCATTCTGTTAGGAGTCCTATAGTGACATCTCCCATTATTGAGATCTGGTCATAA